The Vicia villosa cultivar HV-30 ecotype Madison, WI linkage group LG1, Vvil1.0, whole genome shotgun sequence genome includes a region encoding these proteins:
- the LOC131602584 gene encoding ABA-responsive protein ABR18-like: MGVFTYENDTTSTVAPAKLFKAVVHDADVIVPKVVDSIKTVEIVEGNGGPGTVKKITFVEGGQTLYVLHKIEAIDDTKFEYKYSIVGGFGISDIVEKISFEAKLVEGPNGGSVGKMTVKYHTKGDAKPIEKEVEEGKAKSDALFKAIEGYVLANPNYN, encoded by the coding sequence ATGGGTGTTTTCACATATGAGAATGATACCACTTCAACTGTCGCTCCTGCCAAGCTATTCAAAGCTGTGGTGCATGATGCTGATGTCATCGTTCCAAAGGTTGTTGATTCAATCAAGACTGTTGAAATCGTTGAAGGAAATGGTGGTCCAGGCACTGTCAAGAAGATCACTTTCGTTGAAGGAGGACAAACCTTATATGTGTTGCACAAAATTGAAGCTATTGATGATACAAAGTTTGAATATAAATACAGTATAGTTGGAGGATTCGGTATATCCGACATAGTTGAGAAGATATCGTTTGAGGCCAAATTGGTTGAAGGTCCAAATGGAGGATCCGTTGGGAAGATGACTGTTAAATATCATACCAAAGGAGATGCTAAGCCCATTGAAAAGGAGGTTGAGGAAGGCAAAGCTAAGAGTGACGCCCTTTTCAAAGCTATTGAAGGTTACGTTTTGGCCAATCCTAATTACAACTGA
- the LOC131602594 gene encoding ABA-responsive protein ABR18-like, translated as MGIFTYENDTTSTVAPAKLFKAVVHDADVIVPKVVDSIKTVEIVEGNGGPGTVKKITFVEGGQTLYVLHKVEAIDDAKLEYNYSIVGGFGISDDVEKISFEAKLVEGPNGGSVGKTIVKYHTKGDAKPIEKEVEEGKAKGDALFKAIEGYVLANPNYN; from the coding sequence ATGGGTATTTTCACATATGAGAATGATACCACTTCTACCGTTGCACCTGCTAAGTTATTCAAAGCTGTCGTGCATGATGCAGATGTCATCGTTCCAAAGGTTGTTGATTCCATCAAAACGGTTGAAATCGTTGAAGGAAATGGTGGTCCTGGAACCGTCAAGAAGATCACTTTCGTCGAAGGAGGACAAACCTTGTATGTGTTGCACAAAGTTGAAGCCATTGATGATGCAAAGTTGGAATATAATTACAGTATAGTCGGAGGTTTTGGTATATCAGACGATGTTGAGAAGATATCATTTGAGGCCAAATTGGTTGAAGGTCCAAATGGAGGATCAGTTGGGAAGACGATTGTTAAATATCATACCAAAGGAGATGCTAAGCCCATTGAGAAGGAAGTTGAGGAAGGAAAGGCTAAGGGAGATGCTCTTTTCAAAGCCATTGAAGGTTATGTTTTGGCAAATCCTAATTATAATTGA